A region of the Arenibacter antarcticus genome:
TTGGATATAGTTTCTATTTGTGATTGTTCAGGGATTATTTCGGCTTCTTTTTTTTCTTGTTTACAGGCGGTGAAAACAAGTGTGTATAACAATAGGCTAAAAGGGATACGTAGTCTCATAAGATTTATTTTTTCTTCCTTTATCTTTATAAAAAGTGTTTTTAATGATTATTCATTTGTGCCTGACACGGGAAGGATTTACCATTAAATGTCAAATTTATTTTCCTTCCCACGACAGGACTTAAAGACTATTCAGACATCTTAATCATCTTATAACCTTCTTGTTAACTGATAAACCAGAATATTGATAAGACGTCTTAAGGAATAGATATCTATTGAATAGTTTTTTGAACTTTTCCGCATTTAAGCATTCCGCTACCATAATAGGGATTTCTAACTTCCATACTTGTACTTAACCAAACACTACCCTTATCATACATTGGGCAAAATTGTTCATACAAAGTGCTTTTTGTCCCTGTAATGGCTACCATATCAGTAATATCCTTGCTCAAAATCTTAAAGTGCTCCCGTTGATGATCTATGGCACTTTCAGAAATATGCTCTGCGTGTTCAATAGCATCTTCAAAGATATCGGTTAGTTCTTCTTGTTGTTCCTTTGTATAACTGCTCATTTCAAACGCTTTAAGAGAGGCTACCAGTTTGGTGCCAGATTGTGCCGCTACTTTAGCGCCATCGCCTACCAAAGCATCTTTTAAACTGAAATAATCACTTAATATAGCTTCTGCTTTAGCATCAACACTCTGTGCATTGGTAAAAGAAACTACTAACAATAGCATTCCTGCAATACTCATTTTTAAACTTTTCATTTTATTAAATTTTAATTAATAATTATAAACTGTCTTTTAATCGTGTGATCCAAGTGATCATTTCTTCTGCTTCTGCCTTTGAAAACGCCGCATCTTTATGAATTAAAGTGTACGAATATAAAGGCATTTCCCCGCTTTCTATTTGCTTGATAATTGATCGAAGTTTACTTGATTTTCTTCGGCTTGAAAGCGAATCCCATTCGCTGAAATTAAGATCAGCTTTACCTTCTTTAATATGGTCTTCCAAAATCCAAGCGGCAGGTTGAATCCTATTATACCAAGGGTACTTGGTATTATTACTGTGGCAATCATAGCAAGATACCTGTAACTTCTCCTTAATAGCTGGCGGAACATTATTAACCAACATAAAATCAGATGAAGGAACAGTATCACTTTGATTGCGTTCTGTGGGAATAAATTGAATTCCCACAAACGCGACCAATAATACCAATACTATGATCTTTACAATTCTCATTTAATTAATCTCTTTTTGAACCTTGCCACAATTCATCATTTTGCTTCCGTAATAAGGATTTTTAATTTCCTTGCTCATACTTAACCAAGCACTACCGCTATCGTACATTGGGCAAAACAGCTGGTATACTGTGTTTTCAGATCCTGTAACGGCAACCATATCGATTATATCCTTACTCAACATTTTAAAATGCTCACGCTGATGGTCTATATCACTGTCAGAAATATGTTCTGATTGCTCAACAGCATCTTCAATAATATCCTTTAAATCTGCTTTTTGTGCATCTGTATAATTTGAAACATCAAGATTTTGAAAACTTTTTGCCATAATTACTCCAAGTTCTTTGGCTTTGGCATTATCATCTGCAACCAAAGCATTTTTAAGATTGAAGTAGTCATTTAATACGGTTTCAGAATTACCGCTACCACTCATTACAATCTCCTTTTTATTACCATCGTGATGGCCATCACTGTTGTCGTGATTCATTTCTGAATGGTTCCCATCAGTCTTGTTTTGTTCCTTTTTATTATCCTTACAAGATATTGCTGTTAAGGTTATAAATGTGAACACAGCTATACTTAATGTTGATTTTAATTTACTCATATTGTTTTTGATTTTAATTGTTGATATTATTATTATTTTAAGGGCCATTAAAAACGTGCTGATAGTCCGCCACCTGCTCCAAAACGGTTATCATAACTACCCATAATTGAAAGGTTTTTAGACAAGAAATATTCAATCCCGGTACTCCAGGTTGCTTCTTCTTTAAAGTTATCTCCTTGTGGTAGCTTGTCTACCCATCCAAAATCCGCTTGATACTCGTACACTCCAAAAACAACAGTTCTCGGAAAAATAGTTATCGCACGACTCAAACTAATTTGTGGACGTAGCTTACTATCCATACGCACATCAAGATTAAACAAATAGGGTGTTAAATACCGTATTCCTGCTATAGCAGTTGTGTTTATTTCGTCCAGACTATCGGCATCTTCGTTTTCAACATTAACACCTCCAAAAACACGTAAATAATCGTGTAGATAGCGTTCATAGGTGAATTCTGCCTCAATGTTTTCATTCCATCCGTATTCTGCCGAAAACGTAAACTGATTTCTTATATTGGATGTCATTAACGTAGCTCCAGTCATATGCGAAGCAACATCGACCATTCCCCAAGAATACCATTGATCTGTTTCGTGGATTAATTTTGAAACAGGATATGCTTTCATTCTAATATCCCTTGGCGTATCGTAGCTCATTACTCTGG
Encoded here:
- a CDS encoding heme-binding domain-containing protein, whose amino-acid sequence is MRIVKIIVLVLLVAFVGIQFIPTERNQSDTVPSSDFMLVNNVPPAIKEKLQVSCYDCHSNNTKYPWYNRIQPAAWILEDHIKEGKADLNFSEWDSLSSRRKSSKLRSIIKQIESGEMPLYSYTLIHKDAAFSKAEAEEMITWITRLKDSL
- a CDS encoding DUF3347 domain-containing protein is translated as MSKLKSTLSIAVFTFITLTAISCKDNKKEQNKTDGNHSEMNHDNSDGHHDGNKKEIVMSGSGNSETVLNDYFNLKNALVADDNAKAKELGVIMAKSFQNLDVSNYTDAQKADLKDIIEDAVEQSEHISDSDIDHQREHFKMLSKDIIDMVAVTGSENTVYQLFCPMYDSGSAWLSMSKEIKNPYYGSKMMNCGKVQKEIN
- a CDS encoding DUF3347 domain-containing protein: MLLLVVSFTNAQSVDAKAEAILSDYFSLKDALVGDGAKVAAQSGTKLVASLKAFEMSSYTKEQQEELTDIFEDAIEHAEHISESAIDHQREHFKILSKDITDMVAITGTKSTLYEQFCPMYDKGSVWLSTSMEVRNPYYGSGMLKCGKVQKTIQ